In Sphingobacteriaceae bacterium, the following proteins share a genomic window:
- a CDS encoding DNA-binding protein, producing MTKKDGAVLIPDEIISNQIYLIRDQKVMLDKDLAKLYEVDTKVLKQAVRRNPDRFPEDFMFELTKPESESLRSQFVTLKRGEHIKYLPMAFTEQGVAMLSSVLNSRRAILINIQIIRLFTKLRSMLSDNTEIRLEIEKIKKKINNHSKNIELVFKYLDELIEKKENPKPRKKIGYSMKN from the coding sequence ATGACAAAAAAGGACGGAGCCGTTTTGATTCCCGATGAAATTATTTCGAATCAGATATATTTAATCCGAGATCAGAAGGTGATGCTGGATAAAGATTTAGCTAAATTGTATGAAGTAGATACTAAAGTTTTAAAACAGGCCGTTAGACGAAATCCTGATCGCTTTCCTGAAGACTTCATGTTCGAGTTAACCAAACCAGAGAGCGAGTCTTTAAGGTCACAATTTGTGACCTTAAAGAGAGGTGAACATATTAAATATCTTCCTATGGCTTTCACTGAGCAAGGCGTGGCAATGCTTTCCAGCGTTCTTAATAGTAGAAGAGCTATTTTAATTAATATTCAAATTATAAGACTTTTCACAAAACTTAGAAGTATGCTAAGTGATAATACGGAAATTCGGCTTGAAATAGAGAAAATCAAAAAGAAAATAAACAACCATTCGAAGAACATTGAACTAGTGTTCAAATACCTTGACGAACTTATTGAAAAAAAAGAAAATCCTAAGCCAAGAAAAAAAATTGGTTACAGTATGAAAAATTAA
- a CDS encoding alpha-mannosidase — protein sequence MTKKLILKRLFLLVFITSCGIVISQTNYNQYVNPFIGTGGHGHTFPGAVLPFGMVQLSPDTRVDDSWDGCSGYHYSDESIYGFSHTHLSGTGCSDYGDILLMPMVGEPSMDNRVYASKFSHANEKAGPGFYEVLLDDDKIKAELTVTPRLGIHRYTFPKTEQANIIIDLLHRDQTLNCGIRIMDSVTVTGYRVSKAWAQNQHVYFVMKFSKPFTKAQIATGRVFKEFLGKKDGRPEGAFFRFDNSDGKPLTVKVAISSTGIEGAIKNMAAEGTHWDFEKYKKAAEDTWSKQLSKIEITEPDKEKMTVFYSALYHTCIHPSLNMDVDNRYRGRDDKLHTANGFTNYTVFSLWDTYRALNPLMTIIEPKRASDFINTFLVQYQQSGRLPMWELSANETDCMIGFHSVSVIADAMTKGIGGFDKELAFQAIKAAANYSAYGIPIFNNNKFLQIDDESESVSKSLEYAYDNWCIAKVGKLLLKKEDLGEYLKRAQSYKNLFDAQSGCMRPRKNGNWLTPFYPSEINNHFTEGNSWHYSFAVPQDIEGLIKLHGSKENFSKKLDELFTTSQKTRGRDQADVTGLIGQYAHGNEPSHHMAYLYNYVGSPQKTIERVHQICNDFYLNSPDGLIGNEDCGQMSAWYIFSSMGFYPVCPGNPVYTVAEPIFKSVKINLDNGKKFIITSDALQNKPVKGLALNGKTQMSASLDHAALIAGGTLNFIYTPSANSKDVYGSKPISSSIGGAEIIPSPVIISTSQVFKDKLDVSIANVNINIATTYYTKDGSEPTKKSTPYTSSFLVDKNTTVKARTFAGQDTSAIITASFYKIKYNYDITIKSKANPQYASEGSQTLIDGIIADKDWRKGNWLGYQSQDFECLVDLKEDKEISYLSLNCLQDSRSWILFPASVDFYVSDDNMSFKLLDSVTCGIKPEEQAVKIFTFQKELAQKVSARYLKIVAKNYGKLPEWHVGKGGDAFIFVDELEIR from the coding sequence ATGACTAAAAAACTCATTCTAAAACGTCTTTTTCTTCTAGTATTTATAACCTCTTGCGGAATTGTAATTTCGCAAACAAATTACAATCAGTATGTGAATCCGTTTATTGGCACAGGCGGTCACGGACATACTTTTCCAGGGGCGGTGCTTCCGTTTGGTATGGTTCAGCTTAGTCCCGATACCAGGGTGGATGATAGCTGGGACGGATGCAGCGGCTATCATTATAGCGATGAGTCCATCTATGGGTTTTCGCATACCCATTTGAGCGGAACTGGTTGCAGTGATTATGGTGATATTCTTTTAATGCCAATGGTTGGCGAGCCTTCTATGGATAATAGAGTTTACGCTTCAAAATTCTCGCATGCCAATGAGAAAGCGGGGCCGGGGTTTTACGAAGTACTCTTGGATGATGATAAAATAAAGGCCGAATTAACGGTAACACCCCGCTTAGGCATTCATCGTTACACCTTTCCGAAAACAGAACAAGCTAATATTATCATAGATCTTTTGCACCGTGATCAAACTTTAAATTGCGGAATCAGAATAATGGATAGCGTTACCGTTACTGGTTACCGCGTGAGCAAAGCATGGGCTCAAAATCAACACGTTTATTTTGTAATGAAATTCTCGAAACCTTTTACAAAAGCACAAATAGCAACGGGCCGAGTGTTCAAAGAATTCCTTGGAAAAAAGGACGGCAGACCTGAAGGCGCTTTTTTTCGTTTCGACAACAGTGATGGAAAACCGCTGACAGTCAAAGTCGCAATTTCTTCAACAGGAATAGAAGGAGCCATAAAAAACATGGCGGCTGAAGGTACACATTGGGATTTCGAAAAATATAAAAAGGCCGCAGAAGATACGTGGAGTAAACAACTTAGCAAGATCGAGATTACTGAACCAGACAAAGAGAAGATGACTGTTTTTTATTCAGCACTGTATCATACATGCATCCATCCTTCTCTGAATATGGATGTAGACAATCGCTATAGAGGGAGAGATGATAAATTGCATACTGCAAATGGCTTTACAAATTACACTGTTTTTTCTTTATGGGATACCTACCGGGCTCTGAATCCTTTAATGACAATTATTGAACCAAAACGCGCTTCTGATTTTATAAATACTTTTTTAGTACAATACCAACAGTCGGGACGTTTACCCATGTGGGAACTTTCAGCAAATGAAACAGATTGTATGATTGGATTTCATTCTGTTTCTGTTATTGCCGATGCCATGACAAAAGGTATTGGTGGCTTTGATAAAGAGCTCGCCTTTCAGGCCATTAAAGCTGCCGCAAATTATTCCGCTTATGGCATTCCCATATTTAACAATAATAAGTTTTTACAAATCGATGATGAAAGCGAAAGTGTTAGCAAAAGTCTGGAGTATGCTTACGACAATTGGTGCATCGCAAAAGTCGGGAAACTCCTTTTAAAGAAAGAAGATTTGGGTGAGTATTTAAAAAGGGCTCAATCGTATAAAAATTTATTCGATGCGCAATCGGGCTGTATGCGACCGCGAAAAAACGGCAATTGGTTAACACCATTTTATCCATCAGAAATTAATAATCATTTTACTGAGGGTAACAGTTGGCATTATTCTTTCGCAGTTCCTCAGGATATTGAAGGGCTCATTAAATTACATGGCAGTAAAGAGAATTTCAGCAAAAAGTTAGATGAGTTATTTACCACATCGCAAAAAACGAGAGGCAGAGATCAGGCAGATGTCACAGGGTTAATTGGTCAATACGCTCATGGCAATGAGCCAAGTCATCACATGGCGTATTTGTATAATTATGTAGGAAGTCCGCAAAAAACAATTGAACGTGTACACCAGATTTGTAATGATTTTTATTTGAATTCTCCAGATGGTTTAATAGGAAATGAAGATTGCGGACAAATGAGCGCCTGGTATATATTCAGTTCTATGGGCTTCTATCCTGTTTGTCCGGGAAACCCTGTCTATACTGTAGCTGAACCAATTTTTAAAAGTGTAAAAATCAATCTCGATAATGGTAAGAAATTTATAATCACTTCGGATGCATTGCAAAATAAACCTGTGAAGGGACTTGCGCTAAACGGTAAAACGCAGATGAGTGCCTCCTTAGATCATGCCGCACTTATTGCCGGCGGAACATTAAATTTTATATATACACCATCGGCTAACTCCAAAGATGTTTATGGCAGTAAACCAATCTCTTCTTCTATCGGCGGAGCAGAAATTATTCCTTCGCCGGTCATTATTTCTACCAGCCAGGTTTTTAAAGATAAGTTAGACGTTAGTATAGCTAACGTAAACATTAACATCGCTACAACATACTATACAAAAGATGGTTCGGAACCTACAAAAAAATCGACGCCTTATACAAGTTCGTTTTTAGTGGATAAAAATACAACAGTTAAAGCAAGAACTTTTGCCGGGCAGGATACCAGTGCGATTATCACAGCATCATTTTACAAAATAAAATATAACTATGATATTACGATTAAGTCGAAAGCAAATCCACAATATGCTTCAGAAGGCTCTCAGACATTAATTGACGGCATTATTGCCGACAAAGACTGGCGCAAGGGTAACTGGCTCGGTTATCAATCGCAGGATTTTGAGTGTCTGGTGGATTTAAAGGAGGATAAAGAAATTTCTTATCTCAGTTTAAATTGTCTGCAGGATAGTCGCTCATGGATTTTGTTTCCTGCCAGCGTAGATTTTTATGTGTCGGATGACAACATGAGTTTTAAGTTACTTGACTCGGTAACATGCGGTATAAAGCCTGAAGAACAAGCTGTGAAGATATTCACTTTTCAAAAAGAACTTGCGCAGAAAGTCTCAGCACGCTACCTGAAAATTGTGGCAAAAAATTACGGTAAACTCCCCGAATGGCACGTGGGCAAAGGCGGGGACGCTTTTATTTTTGTAGATGAACTGGAGATCAGATAG
- the fumC gene encoding fumarate hydratase, class II: protein MEFRIETDTMGEVKVPSHVYWGAQTERSRNNFKIGPEASMPKEIIYAFGYLKKAAAMANQDLGVLAKEKCDLIAKACDEIIAGKLDDQFPLVIWQTGSGTQSNMNANEVIAYRAHVMNGGNLADEKKVLHPNDDVNKSQSSNDTYPTAMHIAAYKQVVEITIPGLEKMRNSLHKKAESWKTIIKTGRTHFMDATPLSLGQEFSGYVQQIDMSIRALKNALEAVKELALGGTAVGTGLNTPKGYDVLVAKKIAELTNLPFVTAPNKFEALAAHDAMVELSGALKRTAVALMKIANDVRMLSSGPRCGIGEIIIPDNEPGSSIMPGKVNPTQPEAMTMVCAQVIGNDVAVSIGGSMGHFELNVFKPVIAANVLQSARLIGDACVSFTEKCADGIEPNLPELKKHLENSLMLVTALNTHIGYEKAAKIAKTAHKGNKTLREAAIELGYVTNEQFDQWVKPEDMIGSLK from the coding sequence ATGGAATTCAGAATAGAAACAGACACTATGGGCGAAGTGAAAGTACCTTCGCATGTTTATTGGGGTGCACAAACAGAAAGAAGCCGTAACAATTTTAAGATCGGACCTGAAGCAAGTATGCCAAAAGAAATTATTTATGCTTTTGGTTATTTGAAGAAGGCAGCTGCGATGGCTAATCAGGACTTAGGAGTTTTAGCAAAAGAAAAATGCGATTTAATAGCAAAGGCTTGCGATGAAATTATTGCTGGAAAATTAGATGACCAGTTTCCACTGGTTATCTGGCAAACAGGATCAGGCACGCAGAGTAACATGAACGCGAATGAGGTAATTGCTTATCGTGCTCACGTTATGAATGGGGGAAATTTAGCAGATGAGAAAAAAGTTTTACATCCGAATGATGACGTAAACAAATCTCAATCAAGTAACGATACTTACCCAACGGCTATGCACATTGCAGCTTACAAGCAAGTAGTAGAAATTACAATTCCAGGTTTGGAAAAAATGCGTAACTCCTTGCATAAAAAAGCAGAGTCGTGGAAAACTATTATTAAAACAGGACGTACCCATTTTATGGACGCTACACCTTTGTCGTTAGGACAAGAATTCAGCGGTTACGTTCAGCAAATAGATATGAGTATCCGTGCTTTGAAAAATGCGCTGGAGGCTGTGAAAGAACTTGCACTCGGTGGAACAGCTGTAGGAACAGGATTAAATACTCCAAAAGGATACGATGTACTTGTTGCTAAAAAAATTGCAGAGTTAACAAATCTTCCTTTTGTTACTGCTCCAAATAAATTTGAAGCTTTAGCTGCACATGATGCAATGGTAGAATTAAGTGGCGCTTTAAAACGCACTGCAGTTGCTTTGATGAAAATCGCGAATGATGTTCGTATGCTATCATCAGGACCACGTTGTGGAATCGGCGAAATTATTATTCCTGACAACGAACCAGGTTCTTCTATCATGCCTGGAAAAGTAAATCCAACGCAACCGGAAGCCATGACAATGGTTTGCGCTCAAGTTATTGGTAATGATGTTGCTGTTTCTATCGGTGGTTCTATGGGTCATTTCGAATTAAATGTTTTTAAACCAGTAATAGCGGCTAACGTACTGCAATCTGCGCGTTTGATAGGCGATGCTTGTGTAAGTTTTACTGAAAAATGTGCTGATGGCATTGAACCGAATTTACCAGAATTGAAAAAACACCTTGAGAATTCATTGATGCTAGTAACTGCATTGAACACTCACATCGGTTATGAAAAAGCAGCGAAAATAGCTAAGACAGCACACAAAGGAAATAAAACCTTGCGTGAAGCGGCAATAGAATTAGGCTATGTAACGAATGAGCAATTTGACCAATGGGTAAAACCAGAGGATATGATTGGAAGTTTGAAGTAG
- a CDS encoding S9 family peptidase, whose protein sequence is MKKQVTLICMSVLINPLLNAQSSFNYPKTEKENVSDMYFGAKVEDPYRWLEDDRSPKTEAWVKQENVITETYLKTIPSREKIKTRLTELWNYNKQSAPFKKGNFFFCYRNNGLQNQSVLFIMKNLEDKGEILLDPNTLSADGTISLSGTSISKDGKTLAYGISKAGSDWVEIHFKDIVSKKDLPDVIKWVKFSGMSWKGNGIYYSRYAEPTGSELSQSNQFHKVYFHELGTSQEEDILFFEDKDHPDYNFGAFTTDDENYLFVSTSQSTSGEKLMVKDLKDPKAEFKIISSNFDSEYSVVENIGNVFYMTTNKDAPKYKLVSFTYENTNPSAWKTLIPESVNPLEGARICNNKLLVNYFSDVISKLYCYDLDGKLEREIKLPGLCRLNSFNTDKEDDFATYSVSQFTAPEQTYFLDAKTWISKLIFKPDCKFASENYITEQVFFTSKDGTKVPMFITRRKDVKMNPETPCFVYGYGGFNISIAPEFRIDRSIFLEAGGIYCVPNLRGGGEYGENWHKAGTKCKKQNVFDDFISACDYLVAQKYTSYNKIAIHGRSNGGLLIGAVMTQRPDICKVALPTVGVLDMLRFHLFTIGRAWSVDYGNSETKEEFDCLIKYSPLHNIKETNYPATLVLTGDHDDRVVPAHSFKFAATLQEKNKSSQPMLIRIDVNAGHGAGKPTSKQIDEFSDMWSFVFHNLGIK, encoded by the coding sequence ATGAAAAAACAAGTCACACTTATTTGTATGTCTGTACTGATAAATCCTTTATTAAATGCGCAAAGCAGCTTTAATTACCCTAAAACTGAAAAAGAAAATGTTAGCGACATGTATTTTGGAGCTAAGGTGGAAGATCCCTACCGCTGGCTTGAGGATGATAGAAGTCCAAAAACAGAAGCTTGGGTAAAACAGGAGAATGTCATCACTGAGACTTATTTAAAAACCATACCCTCGCGGGAGAAAATTAAAACGCGTTTAACAGAATTATGGAATTACAATAAGCAATCAGCTCCTTTTAAAAAGGGAAACTTCTTTTTTTGCTACCGTAACAATGGTCTTCAAAATCAAAGTGTTTTATTCATAATGAAGAATTTGGAGGATAAAGGAGAGATTCTATTAGATCCAAATACACTTTCCGCTGATGGAACGATTTCCCTGAGCGGCACCTCTATTTCTAAAGATGGAAAAACTTTAGCCTACGGAATTTCGAAAGCGGGAAGCGATTGGGTGGAGATTCATTTCAAAGATATTGTTTCTAAAAAAGACCTGCCAGACGTAATAAAATGGGTGAAATTTAGCGGTATGAGCTGGAAGGGAAATGGTATCTACTACAGCCGTTACGCTGAACCTACGGGTAGCGAGCTTTCGCAGAGCAACCAATTTCACAAGGTTTACTTTCACGAACTTGGTACAAGCCAGGAAGAAGATATTTTATTTTTCGAGGACAAAGATCATCCGGATTATAATTTCGGTGCTTTTACAACGGACGATGAGAATTATTTATTTGTGAGCACAAGTCAAAGTACCAGCGGAGAGAAGCTGATGGTGAAGGATTTGAAAGACCCTAAAGCTGAGTTTAAAATTATTTCCAGCAATTTCGATTCTGAATATTCGGTTGTAGAGAATATAGGAAATGTCTTTTACATGACAACGAACAAAGACGCTCCAAAATATAAATTGGTTTCTTTCACTTATGAAAATACAAATCCTTCAGCCTGGAAAACCCTGATTCCTGAGTCGGTAAACCCTCTCGAAGGGGCAAGAATTTGTAATAACAAACTTCTTGTGAATTACTTTTCAGACGTGATTTCAAAACTTTATTGTTACGATTTGGATGGCAAACTGGAACGCGAAATAAAACTTCCGGGCCTTTGCAGGTTAAATAGTTTTAATACGGATAAGGAAGATGATTTTGCAACTTATAGCGTTTCCCAATTTACAGCGCCAGAGCAAACTTATTTTTTAGATGCAAAAACTTGGATAAGTAAACTGATCTTTAAACCCGACTGTAAATTCGCTTCTGAAAACTACATCACTGAACAGGTCTTTTTTACAAGTAAAGACGGTACAAAAGTACCCATGTTTATTACGCGTCGAAAAGATGTAAAGATGAACCCTGAAACGCCTTGTTTCGTTTACGGATATGGAGGTTTTAATATCTCAATAGCACCTGAATTCAGGATCGATAGATCTATTTTCCTGGAAGCTGGAGGCATTTACTGTGTTCCCAATTTACGCGGTGGTGGCGAGTATGGCGAGAACTGGCATAAAGCAGGTACAAAGTGCAAAAAACAAAATGTCTTCGATGATTTTATTTCTGCATGTGATTATTTGGTTGCTCAAAAATACACGTCTTATAATAAAATAGCAATTCACGGTCGAAGTAATGGTGGCCTGCTTATTGGCGCCGTTATGACCCAAAGACCGGATATTTGTAAAGTGGCTCTGCCAACGGTAGGGGTTTTAGATATGTTGCGTTTTCATCTTTTTACGATTGGTCGTGCCTGGTCTGTAGATTATGGTAACAGCGAAACCAAAGAAGAGTTTGATTGTCTCATAAAATATTCACCGCTTCATAATATTAAAGAAACAAATTATCCGGCCACACTTGTTTTAACGGGCGATCACGACGACCGTGTTGTACCCGCACACTCTTTTAAGTTTGCAGCGACTTTGCAGGAAAAAAATAAAAGCTCGCAGCCTATGCTCATTAGAATCGATGTGAATGCTGGACACGGAGCGGGTAAACCCACTTCCAAACAAATAGATGAATTTTCTGATATGTGGAGCTTTGTTTTTCATAACTTAGGAATAAAATAA
- the ispG gene encoding 4-hydroxy-3-methylbut-2-en-1-yl diphosphate synthase produces MHFSNKYSNSLTEYSRFITREVTIGDLKMGAYNPIRVQSMTTTDTMDTKGTVEQSIRMIEAGCELVRITAPSMNEARNLELIKKELVARGYNTPICADIHFTPNAAEFAARVIEKVRVNPGNYADKKKFETIDYTDSAYESELERIRTRFTPLVKICKEYGTAMRIGTNHGSLSDRILSRYGDTPLGMVESALEFLRICEENNYFNIVISMKASNTQVMVQAYRLLVAKMMETNRNYPLHLGVTEAGDGEDGRIKSAVGIGTLLEDGLGDTIRVSLTEEPEFEIPVAKILAERYSLRKEHKAIKPLVEELPYSPYDYTRNVTKEIINIGNHNVPRVIADFSMKSEVTAASLFGVGYNYSVPLDKWNLTDLAVDYLFLGDNEINFEIPGTLGLIYNSEAWLKNKTQDRAYPLFCGEEYFKVKDKSSFLNFVAVDIETLTEDFIGRIKNEAKVCLVLDSFNTHTMPELRRMAIDLKLQECKLPFIIKCNYHELSEEQFQLYSSTDMGGLLLDGFGDGVWIKHVAKPGGRSSGQVGKGVSTQICNSTAFGILQATRTRISKTEYISCPSCGRTLFDLQETTQKIRERTDHLKGIKIGIMGCIVNGPGEMADADYGYVGTGPGKISLYKGKEVVKKNVTSETAVDELIGLIREHGDWVERAVG; encoded by the coding sequence ATGCATTTTTCTAATAAATACAGCAATAGCCTCACAGAATATTCCCGTTTTATAACGCGCGAAGTAACCATTGGTGATTTGAAAATGGGGGCTTATAATCCCATTCGTGTTCAAAGTATGACTACGACCGATACAATGGACACTAAAGGAACAGTGGAACAAAGTATTCGCATGATTGAAGCAGGCTGCGAATTGGTGCGTATAACAGCGCCTAGTATGAATGAAGCACGCAACCTTGAACTTATAAAAAAAGAATTAGTTGCGCGGGGTTACAACACTCCAATATGCGCGGATATTCATTTTACGCCTAACGCTGCTGAGTTTGCCGCACGTGTTATTGAAAAAGTACGTGTAAATCCCGGAAACTACGCCGATAAGAAAAAATTTGAAACAATTGATTACACCGATTCTGCTTACGAATCAGAGCTGGAGAGAATAAGAACGCGGTTTACACCGCTTGTAAAAATTTGTAAGGAGTACGGAACTGCTATGCGTATCGGTACCAATCATGGGTCTTTGAGCGATCGTATCTTAAGTCGTTATGGTGACACACCATTGGGAATGGTTGAAAGCGCGCTTGAGTTTTTAAGAATTTGCGAAGAAAACAATTATTTTAATATCGTTATCTCCATGAAGGCAAGTAACACTCAGGTGATGGTTCAAGCTTACCGTTTGCTGGTTGCGAAGATGATGGAGACCAATCGCAATTATCCTTTACATTTAGGTGTTACAGAAGCAGGTGATGGTGAAGATGGCAGAATTAAATCTGCTGTGGGCATCGGTACTTTATTGGAAGATGGGCTGGGAGACACCATTCGTGTGTCATTAACAGAAGAACCTGAATTCGAAATTCCTGTCGCTAAAATTTTGGCCGAACGCTATTCTCTTAGAAAAGAACACAAGGCCATTAAACCTCTGGTTGAAGAGTTACCTTATAGTCCTTATGATTATACACGTAACGTCACAAAAGAGATTATCAATATAGGTAATCACAACGTGCCCAGGGTTATTGCAGACTTTAGTATGAAGTCTGAGGTTACTGCTGCGAGCTTATTCGGCGTGGGATATAATTATTCGGTCCCTTTGGATAAATGGAATCTTACAGATCTTGCAGTAGATTATTTATTCCTTGGTGATAACGAAATAAATTTTGAAATTCCTGGAACTCTTGGATTAATATATAACTCAGAGGCCTGGTTAAAAAATAAAACTCAGGATAGAGCTTATCCCTTATTTTGCGGTGAAGAATATTTCAAAGTAAAAGATAAATCTTCTTTCCTTAATTTTGTAGCGGTTGACATTGAAACGTTAACTGAAGACTTTATTGGTCGTATTAAAAACGAAGCAAAAGTTTGTTTGGTGTTAGATTCTTTCAATACTCACACCATGCCAGAACTACGTCGAATGGCTATTGACTTGAAACTTCAGGAGTGTAAATTGCCTTTTATTATTAAATGTAATTATCACGAATTAAGTGAAGAACAATTTCAATTGTACAGCAGCACAGATATGGGTGGCTTATTGTTGGACGGGTTTGGAGATGGGGTCTGGATTAAACACGTCGCAAAGCCCGGTGGGCGTTCGAGCGGGCAAGTGGGCAAGGGTGTGAGCACACAAATTTGTAATTCAACGGCGTTTGGAATCTTACAGGCAACGCGCACTCGTATAAGTAAAACTGAATATATCTCTTGTCCAAGTTGTGGACGTACACTTTTTGATCTCCAGGAAACCACTCAAAAAATCCGGGAGCGCACCGATCATCTTAAAGGAATTAAAATCGGTATCATGGGCTGTATAGTAAATGGTCCTGGTGAAATGGCAGATGCCGATTACGGTTATGTTGGTACGGGCCCGGGTAAGATCAGTTTATACAAGGGCAAAGAAGTGGTTAAGAAAAACGTCACCAGTGAAACGGCTGTGGATGAACTCATAGGGCTCATCCGTGAACATGGAGATTGGGTGGAGAGGGCGGTTGGATGA